A genomic segment from Nitrospinota bacterium encodes:
- a CDS encoding gamma-glutamyl-gamma-aminobutyrate hydrolase family protein — protein sequence MGVNIGITSDTGTSPKPVHRKHEYFWIKKDLAESVFKAGGIPFIIPACGTKIEAEQIMNSLDGLVISGGNFDIDPALYGAKRKKVSNIRKKERTISEILLLSEAIRQNKPVLGICGGEQLINVHFGGTLYQDIPSEIPGALDHVQKTHFSKTCHAVSIERGTLLAEIMGVTSAKVNSTHHQSIKDVAAGLTVSAMSPDGVIEAIEKPGDLFLLGVQWHPEFLSGDDRQIALFKTLVGEAKKK from the coding sequence ATGGGTGTAAATATTGGGATCACTTCCGATACCGGTACGTCGCCAAAACCGGTTCACAGGAAACATGAATACTTCTGGATCAAAAAGGACCTCGCCGAATCCGTTTTCAAGGCGGGCGGCATACCTTTCATAATTCCAGCATGTGGAACAAAGATTGAAGCTGAACAGATAATGAATTCTCTTGATGGCCTCGTCATATCGGGCGGCAATTTTGACATTGACCCCGCGCTTTACGGCGCAAAAAGGAAAAAAGTTTCCAACATCAGAAAAAAGGAACGTACCATTTCGGAGATACTCCTCCTTTCGGAAGCAATAAGGCAGAACAAACCTGTCCTCGGAATCTGCGGAGGTGAACAGCTAATCAACGTCCATTTCGGCGGAACGCTTTACCAGGATATTCCAAGCGAAATTCCGGGAGCGCTTGATCATGTTCAAAAAACACATTTCAGCAAAACATGTCACGCCGTCAGTATCGAGAGAGGAACACTCCTCGCCGAAATAATGGGAGTTACATCGGCAAAGGTGAACTCTACCCATCACCAATCGATAAAGGACGTTGCCGCAGGTTTGACAGTATCCGCAATGTCTCCCGATGGGGTGATAGAAGCGATAGAAAAGCCGGGCGACCTGTTCCTGCTCGGTGTTCAATGGCACCCGGAATTCCTGTCGGGCGACGACCGGCAGATCGCCCTGTTTAAAACGCTAGTCGGAGAGGCAAAGAAAAAATGA
- a CDS encoding tetratricopeptide repeat protein, whose amino-acid sequence ISEYLPTPNQEIGNLRITQAREMIAKGANPENPQVKELLRDAIDNFQTAFSKASQLKPLDPYKDTAPDKEATAKIASDIFRLNLNADFGHGNDIVKKLSGLANESLKNSTGIDPEQLHPSQTISLGLGALDRGDYEEAEKLLFMAAKNRDYFSDATHEINYLGTRVRREKGEDEAIKLYNRLLTLNPPNKAAVYFNLSVAWNRKKQNANATGAIVKAIYIDPTLPLDNSFYQSPEIFEVLKNIIHAINEIEKNSSNITVPAETKIYYEIVEKFEELIHVNKGEAFKYLYQIVNSTPGFFKNSRTYVNTHLTNLMGLAYSKFSAIQRPDAQKFAKFLFAAINYGKKLSIPQNSVTCGNLLSQVMEILYTSADQAEAAYFLSQAIIIDPDFMKKPDFYASSTFVNLAKEIHKKLSSVKVEKLVISGETA is encoded by the coding sequence AATATCCGAATATTTGCCAACACCAAACCAGGAGATAGGCAACCTTAGAATTACACAAGCCAGGGAGATGATCGCAAAAGGGGCCAATCCTGAAAATCCACAGGTAAAAGAACTTCTAAGAGATGCTATCGATAATTTTCAAACCGCATTTTCCAAAGCATCGCAGCTAAAACCGCTTGACCCCTACAAAGATACCGCTCCCGACAAAGAGGCAACCGCAAAGATCGCCAGCGATATCTTCAGGCTAAATCTGAACGCCGATTTCGGGCATGGGAACGATATTGTTAAAAAACTGAGCGGACTTGCAAATGAATCCTTGAAAAACAGCACCGGCATTGATCCCGAACAGCTGCACCCGTCACAAACTATCAGCCTTGGTCTTGGCGCGCTTGACCGCGGCGATTATGAAGAGGCTGAGAAACTTCTCTTCATGGCGGCTAAAAATCGGGACTATTTTTCCGATGCCACACATGAAATAAACTACTTGGGAACCAGAGTGAGAAGAGAAAAGGGGGAGGATGAAGCCATAAAACTATACAACAGACTACTCACCTTAAATCCTCCAAACAAAGCGGCCGTTTACTTTAACCTGTCCGTAGCATGGAACAGGAAAAAACAGAACGCCAATGCCACCGGAGCGATCGTTAAAGCCATCTACATTGACCCTACCCTCCCGCTGGATAACTCCTTTTATCAAAGTCCGGAGATCTTCGAAGTTCTAAAAAACATTATTCATGCCATAAATGAAATCGAAAAGAATTCCTCAAATATCACCGTTCCGGCTGAAACAAAGATCTACTATGAAATTGTTGAGAAATTCGAGGAGCTTATTCATGTCAACAAGGGTGAAGCTTTCAAATATCTCTATCAAATTGTGAACAGCACTCCAGGATTTTTCAAGAATTCCCGAACTTATGTCAACACTCACTTAACGAACTTGATGGGGCTTGCATACAGTAAATTTTCTGCCATTCAAAGGCCCGATGCTCAAAAATTTGCCAAATTCCTTTTTGCCGCGATAAATTATGGAAAAAAATTGAGCATTCCGCAGAATTCAGTCACATGTGGGAATCTGCTCTCTCAGGTGATGGAGATACTATACACTTCCGCCGATCAGGCGGAGGCCGCATACTTCCTGTCGCAGGCAATTATCATCGACCCCGACTTTATGAAAAAACCCGATTTCTACGCAAGTTCGACTTTTGTAAATCTTGCCAAGGAGATCCATAAAAAACTTTCAAGCGTAAAAGTTGAAAAACTGGTCATATCCGGCGAAACTGCATGA
- a CDS encoding tetratricopeptide repeat protein — MGAGNEAVDAEDPLSDYLDSKIRLFINDKAILSQTKQFLLALKFTNIEVTNVDPSYTGALNQLLPLMMKDTDLILVNSPTAVRAGRTTIKKNILVFFHDFKRLLEDRSKRDSMTLISKCVPIFSEASLQQIREQLVVNLSKFGVSSAFILKQQESLVGLNPGEQKEKKNQQMVERFNEIKTYLIEYFNKDQDAAIQNIKSKQNEVELSRKKQEADNQMKKGAELKKAGRFEEAIDCYRKAIELYPDDPEAYMESGRAYTRVQKYSSAMTRFKQASEVSEDLPTPNKEIGNLIISQVKEKIRKGADPESPEIKKYLNSAVQNFESAMKKAEGLKKLSPDDSREPSIEAVSKIAGDIFKMNLGTLLGKDHEMVRKIGSLAHKTLNNAAGGNPEKLHPAQQITLGLGALEAGNYQEAEKLLFLSAKDEEHLADAAEEINFLGTRLRREKGAGEAIRLYKKLLELSPPNQAPIYFNLAVALKKMENTLDCAGSIVKSVVLDPDLPNENAFYQSPEIFELLKKIMNLFSQAEKNSAQVEISPENAAFYKFVEKLEALSLKNMDEAIKFLYQIAMKMPAFFKNPKIYLNKRIMELATTAESRFSKAANADAKKFAEYLGSFMAQRDQAKFPQNFVNAMHFLALTREEYFKNSNEANASYFLIQAYMSAEELLGKPDFYASPVIVGIMKTTRTKLVNVKIDQLG; from the coding sequence ATGGGCGCTGGGAACGAAGCTGTGGACGCGGAAGATCCTTTATCGGATTACCTCGACAGCAAAATCAGGCTTTTTATCAACGACAAGGCCATCCTTTCCCAAACCAAGCAGTTCCTGCTCGCTTTGAAATTCACGAACATCGAGGTAACCAATGTGGATCCGTCTTACACCGGAGCGCTTAACCAACTCCTGCCGTTGATGATGAAAGATACCGACCTGATACTGGTAAACTCCCCGACCGCCGTGAGAGCCGGAAGAACCACGATAAAAAAGAACATCCTCGTTTTCTTTCACGATTTTAAACGGTTGCTGGAAGACAGGTCAAAAAGAGATTCAATGACTTTGATTTCGAAATGCGTTCCGATATTTTCCGAAGCCTCGCTCCAGCAAATAAGGGAACAGCTAGTCGTCAATCTCTCCAAGTTCGGAGTCTCCAGCGCGTTCATTTTGAAGCAGCAGGAATCGCTGGTCGGCTTGAACCCCGGTGAACAAAAGGAGAAGAAAAACCAGCAGATGGTTGAAAGGTTCAATGAGATAAAAACCTACCTCATCGAATATTTTAACAAGGATCAGGACGCAGCGATTCAGAACATCAAATCCAAACAGAACGAAGTCGAGCTTTCCAGGAAAAAACAGGAAGCCGACAATCAAATGAAGAAGGGGGCCGAACTGAAAAAGGCCGGAAGATTTGAAGAAGCTATTGACTGCTACAGAAAAGCAATCGAATTGTACCCCGATGATCCAGAGGCATATATGGAAAGCGGGAGAGCCTATACGAGGGTGCAAAAATACTCAAGCGCCATGACCCGATTCAAACAGGCTTCGGAAGTTTCAGAAGACCTGCCAACGCCCAACAAGGAGATCGGAAACCTGATAATCTCACAGGTAAAAGAAAAGATCAGAAAAGGGGCCGACCCCGAAAGCCCTGAAATAAAAAAGTATTTGAACAGCGCCGTGCAGAATTTTGAGTCCGCCATGAAAAAAGCTGAAGGGCTTAAAAAACTTTCGCCGGACGACAGCAGAGAACCGAGCATCGAAGCAGTATCGAAAATAGCGGGTGATATCTTCAAAATGAATTTGGGGACACTTCTTGGTAAAGACCATGAGATGGTTCGTAAAATCGGCTCGCTGGCCCATAAAACATTAAATAACGCCGCTGGAGGAAATCCCGAGAAACTTCATCCTGCCCAGCAGATCACTCTCGGGCTTGGAGCTTTGGAAGCCGGGAACTACCAGGAGGCCGAAAAACTCCTTTTCCTTTCCGCCAAGGATGAAGAACATCTTGCGGACGCCGCCGAGGAAATTAATTTTCTTGGAACCCGCCTGAGGAGGGAGAAAGGGGCTGGAGAGGCTATTCGTCTTTATAAAAAATTGCTGGAGTTGAGTCCTCCAAACCAGGCTCCAATTTATTTCAATCTTGCTGTTGCCCTGAAAAAGATGGAAAACACGCTTGATTGTGCCGGTTCAATAGTGAAATCAGTTGTTCTTGATCCTGACCTGCCAAATGAAAACGCATTTTACCAAAGCCCGGAAATTTTCGAGTTACTGAAAAAGATCATGAATCTGTTTTCACAGGCTGAAAAAAATTCGGCCCAGGTTGAGATATCGCCCGAAAACGCCGCCTTTTACAAATTCGTGGAAAAACTCGAAGCCCTTTCCCTGAAAAATATGGATGAGGCAATAAAATTCCTTTACCAGATAGCCATGAAGATGCCTGCCTTTTTTAAAAATCCGAAAATCTATCTAAATAAAAGGATCATGGAGCTAGCCACCACCGCGGAATCCAGATTTTCTAAAGCCGCCAACGCTGATGCAAAAAAATTCGCCGAATATTTGGGATCTTTCATGGCACAAAGGGATCAGGCCAAATTCCCGCAGAATTTCGTGAACGCAATGCATTTTCTTGCGCTCACAAGAGAAGAATATTTCAAAAACAGCAATGAAGCCAATGCCTCCTATTTTTTAATACAGGCTTACATGAGCGCTGAAGAGCTTTTGGGAAAGCCGGACTTTTACGCAAGCCCGGTTATCGTCGGGATCATGAAGACCACCAGAACCAAACTGGTAAACGTTAAAATAGACCAGCTCGGATAA